In the Victivallis sp. Marseille-Q1083 genome, one interval contains:
- a CDS encoding transposase has product MQGKISMDLSFCQSENGFSLDELVTKLADVYERKAFAELLEMILQMVQELLIYRIFHGQTNALKCCDSGHLRLNGSFKRRIRTSLGEFKMSFWRVSCSTCGKTFSPLQRFIRLGRYQTKTNELEKLIVEAVSETNYRRAVQELTRDGKLPVSFHTAHGWVLRTDCDEIDISKRVIGSAPIQIMPDGTKFKGEGCNGEARKGDLKVVIGINTCGEIFPLGTWAGTSWDAVCKQWQEQGMKFPDGSILICDGELGLSEAFAEYASEQQRCHWHINRDLYHAMYQDGGRKGESKPIQEALAGALAIELPQEDFKYVSEKEKDDIEERMEKTEAAIDQLIGYFQGHGYEAAATYMRRAKIGMFGYIRRWLKWGLISPRASSMVERVMRELGRRIKKIAYGWSDKGVTKVARIILKRFANAGAWEEYWQKRMEIIGNVVIGVGNYKCFSQNLGQ; this is encoded by the coding sequence ATGCAAGGTAAAATTAGCATGGACCTGTCGTTTTGTCAATCGGAAAACGGATTTTCTTTGGATGAACTTGTAACCAAACTGGCAGATGTATATGAACGCAAGGCATTCGCCGAACTATTGGAGATGATTTTACAGATGGTTCAAGAACTCCTGATATATCGAATCTTTCATGGTCAAACAAATGCGTTGAAGTGTTGTGACAGTGGTCATCTTCGGCTGAACGGGAGTTTCAAGCGTCGCATTCGAACCAGCTTGGGTGAATTCAAAATGAGTTTCTGGCGTGTGAGTTGTTCCACGTGCGGAAAAACCTTTTCGCCATTGCAGCGATTCATTCGCCTGGGACGTTACCAGACGAAAACCAATGAACTGGAAAAGCTGATTGTTGAAGCTGTGAGCGAGACGAATTACCGTCGTGCGGTTCAGGAATTGACACGTGATGGAAAACTGCCGGTATCATTTCATACCGCGCATGGCTGGGTGTTGCGTACGGATTGTGATGAAATAGACATTTCAAAACGGGTGATCGGTTCCGCCCCGATTCAGATTATGCCTGACGGGACCAAATTTAAAGGAGAAGGTTGTAATGGAGAAGCACGCAAGGGCGATTTGAAAGTGGTCATCGGCATTAACACTTGTGGAGAAATATTTCCGCTTGGAACTTGGGCAGGAACGAGTTGGGATGCTGTCTGTAAGCAATGGCAAGAACAGGGAATGAAGTTTCCTGATGGTAGTATTTTGATCTGCGACGGAGAACTTGGATTGTCCGAAGCGTTTGCCGAATATGCCTCGGAGCAGCAACGTTGCCACTGGCATATCAATCGGGATTTGTATCATGCGATGTATCAGGACGGAGGACGCAAGGGGGAGTCAAAACCGATTCAGGAGGCTTTAGCCGGAGCACTGGCGATTGAATTGCCGCAGGAAGATTTCAAATACGTGTCCGAGAAAGAGAAAGATGATATCGAGGAACGAATGGAAAAAACAGAAGCGGCCATAGATCAACTGATTGGATATTTTCAAGGGCATGGGTATGAAGCGGCGGCAACCTATATGCGACGGGCAAAAATCGGCATGTTCGGTTATATTCGCCGCTGGTTAAAATGGGGATTGATCTCTCCAAGAGCCTCGTCGATGGTTGAAAGAGTTATGCGGGAACTTGGACGCAGGATTAAGAAAATTGCTTATGGATGGAGTGACAAGGGCGTAACGAAAGTTGCGAGAATCATATTGAAACGGTTTGCTAATGCCGGTGCATGGGAGGAATACTGGCAAAAAAGGATGGAAATTATCGGCAACGTCGTCATCGGCGTTGGAAATTACAAGTGTTTTTCACAAAATTTGGGACAATAA
- a CDS encoding RHS repeat domain-containing protein has protein sequence MNQYSQITEPNGTTYAQVHDADGNLTGSYTTQYTYDAENRLKTVDVGSYRYEYTYDYQGRRIKQKVILKSGATGQTQSEVAYVYDGWNVVGVYDNTTATPSFQTGYLWGEDLSGSLQGAGGVGGLLAEKRGGQTYLPVYDGNGNIMSYLNASTKAPVAEYVYDAFGRTVSSSGAEADNFTYRFSTKPVDGNGLYYYGYRYYDPQHGRWISRDPIEENGGVNLYGFVGNNPVKKKEYLGLDVWVENSTAVDGWHKRICVTVWEWEEESTEFYGSFMTCCGNDGKKYVPIGKYCISFGMRERAVLGFFGGAFADGGIFDFDSGGEDGSSSVAEPHLEPDFENPIPFPPGFEGPTADGNGEIYSDMIAPTEKIRQYAQTECNEDFEILNYMKSLKGKRAEYSILGQNCRDFSDMMFDYLTSGK, from the coding sequence GTGAATCAGTATTCGCAGATCACCGAGCCGAATGGCACCACTTACGCGCAGGTGCACGATGCTGACGGCAACCTGACCGGCAGTTATACGACGCAATATACCTACGATGCCGAGAACCGTTTGAAGACGGTGGATGTCGGGAGTTATCGTTATGAGTACACTTACGACTATCAGGGCCGTCGTATCAAGCAGAAGGTGATCCTGAAATCGGGCGCGACCGGCCAGACGCAGTCAGAGGTCGCTTACGTCTACGATGGCTGGAATGTAGTGGGTGTCTACGACAATACCACGGCAACGCCCAGCTTCCAGACTGGCTATCTGTGGGGCGAGGATCTCTCCGGCAGTCTGCAAGGGGCCGGCGGGGTCGGCGGGCTGTTGGCGGAGAAGCGTGGTGGCCAGACCTATCTGCCGGTGTATGACGGCAACGGCAACATCATGAGTTACCTGAACGCGTCGACCAAGGCCCCAGTGGCGGAATATGTCTATGACGCCTTCGGCCGTACGGTATCTTCGAGCGGCGCGGAAGCCGACAACTTCACCTACCGGTTCAGCACGAAGCCGGTGGACGGAAACGGCCTATACTACTATGGTTACCGTTACTACGATCCGCAGCATGGAAGATGGATCAGCCGTGATCCGATCGAAGAAAACGGCGGCGTGAATCTGTATGGGTTCGTCGGAAATAATCCTGTAAAGAAGAAGGAATATTTAGGTTTAGATGTTTGGGTTGAAAATTCAACTGCAGTTGATGGGTGGCATAAACGAATTTGTGTAACAGTATGGGAATGGGAAGAGGAATCTACTGAATTTTATGGTTCTTTTATGACCTGCTGTGGAAATGATGGAAAGAAATATGTTCCAATCGGTAAATATTGTATAAGTTTTGGTATGCGTGAGAGAGCCGTGTTAGGATTTTTTGGTGGAGCTTTTGCGGATGGAGGAATTTTTGATTTTGATTCAGGAGGGGAAGATGGCAGTAGCAGTGTAGCCGAACCACACCTAGAGCCAGACTTCGAAAATCCTATTCCTTTTCCTCCGGGATTTGAAGGGCCGACTGCTGATGGGAATGGCGAGATTTATAGCGATATGATTGCGCCTACAGAGAAAATACGACAATATGCCCAAACAGAGTGCAATGAAGATTTCGAAATATTAAACTATATGAAGTCACTTAAAGGTAAAAGGGCAGAGTATTCAATATTGGGACAAAATTGTCGAGATTTTTCTGATATGATGTTTGATTATTTAACTTCAGGAAAGTGA
- a CDS encoding IS1380 family transposase, with translation MTKCNVSIPFFQGPKSRKIEFNFAGGDISSDGGLLFVKEFDRKLGLTRRAGNLLDSFDIRQPGKVEHSYLSMLRQRVFGLVAGHEDLNDHHELRTDPLIQTVVGRDRQLATPSTLCRFENGIDRRACVDLSRLFVEFFIESFSTPPRELILDFDATDDLTYGMQENRFFHGYYDHYCFLPLYVFCGDQLLVAYLRPSKIDAAKHAWAILSLLVKRFRQKWPKVKIIFRGDSGFCRQKMLNWCDKNEVKYIVGLAKNPRLLELSKDLQVKAEALYNETHEKAKLFTQFEYAAGTWKYPRRVIAKAEFNSPGPNNRFIVTNLDDDGQYLYEKVYCARGEMENRIKEQQLDLFADRTSCHDFAANQFRLLLSSLAYILMERFRALLLTGTQFAEATCGSIRLYLVKIGAIIRRNTRKIYVALSSACPNQELLRLIAAKIIAWE, from the coding sequence ATGACAAAATGTAACGTTTCGATTCCGTTCTTTCAAGGTCCGAAAAGCAGAAAAATTGAATTCAATTTCGCCGGTGGAGATATCAGCAGTGACGGCGGGTTGCTTTTTGTGAAAGAATTCGACCGCAAACTCGGTTTGACCCGGCGCGCCGGTAACCTGCTGGATTCTTTTGATATTCGACAGCCCGGAAAAGTTGAACATTCCTATCTGAGCATGCTTCGTCAACGAGTTTTTGGTTTGGTTGCCGGCCATGAAGATCTCAATGACCATCATGAATTGCGAACTGATCCGCTGATTCAAACTGTTGTCGGTCGTGATCGTCAACTCGCCACTCCAAGCACTTTATGTCGATTCGAAAATGGAATCGATCGTCGTGCTTGCGTAGATTTGAGCCGATTGTTTGTCGAATTCTTTATCGAAAGTTTTTCCACGCCGCCTCGAGAATTGATTCTTGATTTCGATGCTACCGATGACCTCACTTACGGGATGCAGGAAAATCGCTTTTTTCATGGCTATTATGACCACTATTGCTTTTTGCCGTTGTATGTTTTCTGCGGGGATCAATTGCTTGTGGCTTATTTGCGTCCATCAAAAATTGATGCGGCCAAGCATGCTTGGGCGATTCTCTCGCTACTGGTAAAGCGCTTTCGGCAGAAATGGCCGAAGGTTAAGATTATTTTCCGGGGAGACAGTGGCTTTTGTCGGCAGAAAATGCTGAACTGGTGTGATAAAAATGAGGTCAAATATATTGTCGGATTGGCGAAAAATCCACGTTTGCTGGAATTATCAAAAGATCTTCAAGTGAAAGCGGAAGCACTTTACAACGAAACACATGAAAAAGCAAAACTGTTTACTCAGTTCGAATATGCGGCAGGAACTTGGAAATACCCGCGCCGGGTGATTGCCAAAGCGGAATTCAACTCCCCCGGACCGAATAATCGTTTTATCGTCACCAATCTTGATGATGATGGACAATATCTTTATGAAAAAGTCTATTGCGCCCGAGGTGAGATGGAAAACAGGATCAAGGAACAGCAGCTGGATCTTTTCGCTGATCGGACGAGCTGCCATGACTTTGCGGCAAATCAATTCCGGCTTCTGCTTTCAAGTTTGGCTTATATTCTCATGGAACGGTTTCGGGCATTGTTGTTGACAGGAACTCAATTTGCCGAGGCTACCTGCGGCAGCATTCGCTTATACCTGGTGAAAATCGGTGCCATTATTCGGCGGAATACCAGAAAAATTTATGTTGCTCTTTCAAGTGCTTGTCCAAATCAGGAACTCCTCCGCTTGATCGCTGCGAAAATCATCGCTTGGGAATAA
- a CDS encoding RHS repeat domain-containing protein produces MVFVISADTTLNYTYDAYGRRTGQALKTGSTTHQQVNYTYGPDGRYATISDCGYTAHYTHNAAGQLSTLRLATATANQTISTATRSFDSAHRLTGVSTTAGSLTKNYGYTLNIKDQRIKTTLADGSYWDYAYDNYGQVINAVRKNASGGIAGQSFNYSFDQVGNRQSAFQGTAGSDSQWSYTVNAVNQYSQITEPNGTTYAQVHDADGNLTGSYTTQYTYDAENRLKTADVGTYRYEYTYDYQGRRIRQKVILKSGATGQTQSEVAYVYDGWNVVGVYDIMTATPTFQKGYLWGEDLSGSLQGAGGVGGLLAEKRGGQTYLPVYDGNGNIMSYLNASTKASVAEYVYDAFGRTISSSGAEADNFTYRFSTKPMDGNGLYYYGYRYYDPQHGRWISRDPLEEEGGVNLYGMVDNSPIGYFDYLGQQNWLSRYILNPAWGAIKWTGRTAWSGARWAGQSAWSGANWVGDQVGSACVQIENGIIVAANVVFDDRTLVVGIISGPTGDIAAGLSKMLVGKSVGGGQAWDGTKRLGLFLAADVAGFIYGNTWGKASGFYWATQQDFNARYYLTPAVIPNMGNYGGANWGTSQQPLPIVAHSLSKETGFYPLFRVPTKIEYASFLHDYDMEERRDDAPPQWKAHLRWIGNTWFGEGAEPGPFGQAYRAIGTPAFLIFSGVSAAFGIYLNVA; encoded by the coding sequence TTGGTTTTCGTAATATCGGCCGATACGACGTTGAATTATACCTACGATGCCTATGGCCGCCGTACCGGCCAAGCGTTGAAGACCGGCAGTACGACGCACCAGCAGGTGAACTATACCTATGGTCCGGATGGTCGTTATGCGACGATTTCGGACTGCGGTTATACGGCGCATTATACCCACAATGCGGCGGGGCAGCTGTCGACGCTGCGGCTGGCGACGGCGACGGCCAACCAGACGATATCGACGGCAACCCGGAGCTTCGACAGTGCTCACCGGCTGACCGGCGTCAGCACGACGGCGGGATCATTGACGAAGAACTATGGTTATACATTGAACATCAAGGACCAGCGGATCAAGACGACGCTGGCGGACGGCAGTTACTGGGATTACGCATATGACAACTATGGACAGGTGATCAACGCGGTGCGCAAGAATGCATCCGGAGGGATCGCCGGGCAGTCGTTCAATTACAGTTTCGACCAGGTCGGCAACCGTCAGTCCGCCTTCCAGGGAACGGCCGGCAGTGATTCCCAGTGGAGCTATACGGTGAACGCGGTGAATCAGTATTCGCAGATCACCGAGCCGAATGGCACCACTTACGCGCAGGTGCACGATGCGGACGGCAACCTGACCGGCAGCTATACGACGCAGTATACCTACGATGCCGAGAACCGTCTGAAAACGGCGGATGTCGGGACTTATCGTTATGAATATACTTACGACTATCAGGGGCGTCGGATCAGGCAGAAGGTGATCCTGAAATCGGGAGCGACCGGCCAGACGCAGTCGGAGGTTGCTTACGTCTACGACGGCTGGAATGTAGTGGGTGTCTACGACATCATGACGGCGACGCCGACTTTCCAGAAGGGGTATCTGTGGGGTGAAGACCTCTCCGGCAGCCTGCAAGGCGCCGGTGGAGTCGGCGGACTGCTGGCGGAAAAGCGCGGTGGACAGACCTACCTGCCGGTCTATGACGGCAACGGCAACATCATGAGTTACCTGAACGCGTCGACCAAGGCCTCGGTGGCGGAATACGTCTACGACGCCTTCGGCCGTACCATATCTTCGAGCGGCGCGGAGGCCGACAACTTCACCTACCGGTTCAGCACGAAGCCGATGGACGGTAACGGCCTATACTACTACGGCTACCGTTACTACGATCCGCAGCACGGCCGGTGGATCAGCCGCGATCCGCTGGAAGAAGAAGGAGGCGTGAATCTGTATGGAATGGTGGATAATTCTCCAATTGGTTATTTTGATTATTTGGGACAACAAAATTGGTTGTCACGCTATATCTTGAATCCTGCGTGGGGTGCAATTAAATGGACAGGAAGAACTGCGTGGTCTGGAGCCCGTTGGGCCGGTCAGTCTGCGTGGTCTGGAGCAAATTGGGTAGGGGACCAGGTTGGCAGTGCGTGTGTTCAAATAGAAAACGGTATTATCGTTGCTGCTAATGTGGTATTTGATGATCGCACTTTAGTTGTTGGGATTATTTCGGGACCAACAGGAGATATTGCGGCTGGACTTTCTAAAATGCTTGTAGGAAAAAGTGTCGGGGGAGGCCAGGCTTGGGACGGCACAAAGAGACTTGGTCTATTTTTAGCAGCTGATGTTGCAGGATTTATTTATGGTAATACTTGGGGAAAGGCTTCTGGTTTCTATTGGGCGACACAACAAGATTTTAATGCTCGGTATTATTTGACTCCTGCAGTGATTCCTAATATGGGTAATTATGGTGGCGCAAACTGGGGAACTAGTCAACAGCCTTTACCTATTGTTGCTCATTCTCTATCTAAAGAAACAGGTTTCTATCCGTTATTCCGTGTTCCTACCAAGATTGAATATGCCAGTTTCTTACACGATTATGATATGGAAGAACGTAGAGATGATGCACCTCCTCAGTGGAAGGCCCACTTGCGTTGGATTGGAAATACTTGGTTTGGAGAGGGAGCCGAGCCTGGACCGTTTGGCCAAGCGTACCGAGCGATTGGTACTCCTGCATTTCTTATTTTTTCTGGAGTATCTGCTGCATTTGGAATTTACCTGAATGTTGCATGA
- a CDS encoding RHS repeat domain-containing protein: MNLDAGCEGRPMAHYTHNAAGQLSTLRLATAPANQTVSTATRSFDSAHRLTGVSTTAGSLTKNYGYTLNIKDQRIKTTLADGSYWDYAYDNYGQVINAVRKNASGGIAGQSFDYSFDQIGNRQSAFQGTTGSDSQWSYTANAVNQYSLITEPNGTTYAQVHDADGNLTGSYTTQYTYDAENRLKTADVGTYRYEYTYDYLSRRIRQKVILKSGATGQTQSEVAYVYDGWNVVGVYDTTTATPTFQKGYLWGEDLSGDLQGAGGVGGLLAEKRGGQTYLPVYDGNGNIMSCLNASTKASVAEYIYDAFGRTISSSGAEADNFTYRFSTKPLDGSGLYYYGYRYYDPQHGRWISRDPIEENGGVNLYGFVGNNGINKKEYLGLDIWVENSTAVHGWHKRICVTVWKENSAEFYGPRRTCCGNDGREYIPAGKYCISFGMRKRAVLGFLGGAFADGGIFDFDSGGEDGSSSVAEPHLEPDFENPIPFPPGFEGPTADGNGEIYSDMIAATEKIRQHAQTECNEDFETLKYMKSLEGKRAEYSILGQNCRDFSDMMFDYLTSEK; the protein is encoded by the coding sequence ATGAACTTGGACGCAGGGTGTGAAGGACGACCTATGGCACATTATACTCACAATGCGGCGGGCCAGCTGTCGACGCTGCGGCTGGCGACGGCGCCGGCCAACCAGACGGTATCGACGGCAACCCGGAGCTTCGACAGCGCTCACCGGCTGACCGGCGTCAGCACGACGGCGGGATCATTGACGAAGAACTATGGTTATACATTGAACATCAAGGACCAGCGGATCAAGACGACGCTGGCGGACGGCAGTTACTGGGATTACGCATATGACAACTATGGACAGGTGATCAACGCGGTGCGCAAGAATGCTTCCGGAGGGATCGCCGGGCAGTCGTTCGATTACAGTTTCGACCAGATCGGCAACCGTCAGTCCGCCTTCCAGGGAACGACCGGCAGTGATTCCCAGTGGAGCTATACGGCGAACGCGGTGAATCAGTATTCGCTGATCACCGAGCCGAATGGCACCACTTACGCGCAGGTGCACGATGCGGACGGCAACCTGACCGGCAGCTATACGACGCAATATACCTACGATGCCGAGAACCGTCTGAAAACGGCGGATGTCGGGACTTATCGTTATGAATATACTTACGACTATTTAAGCCGTCGGATCAGGCAGAAGGTGATTCTGAAATCGGGCGCGACCGGCCAGACGCAGTCAGAGGTCGCTTACGTCTACGACGGCTGGAATGTAGTAGGCGTCTACGACACCACGACGGCGACGCCGACTTTCCAGAAGGGGTATCTGTGGGGCGAAGACCTTTCCGGAGACTTGCAGGGCGCCGGCGGGGTCGGCGGGCTGCTGGCGGAAAAGCGCGGCGGACAGACCTATCTGCCGGTTTATGACGGCAACGGCAATATCATGAGCTGCCTGAACGCGTCGACCAAGGCTTCGGTGGCGGAGTACATCTACGACGCCTTCGGCCGTACCATATCTTCGAGCGGCGCGGAGGCCGACAACTTCACCTACCGGTTCAGCACGAAGCCGCTGGACGGCAGTGGCCTCTACTACTATGGTTACCGTTATTACGATCCGCAGCACGGCCGCTGGATCAGCCGTGATCCGATCGAAGAAAACGGCGGCGTGAATCTATATGGGTTCGTCGGAAATAATGGAATAAATAAAAAAGAGTATTTAGGTTTAGATATCTGGGTTGAAAATTCAACTGCTGTTCATGGGTGGCATAAACGAATTTGTGTGACAGTTTGGAAGGAAAATTCAGCTGAATTTTATGGTCCCCGTCGAACTTGTTGTGGAAATGATGGAAGGGAATATATTCCTGCCGGTAAATATTGTATAAGTTTTGGTATGCGTAAGAGAGCCGTGTTAGGTTTTTTGGGTGGAGCTTTTGCGGATGGAGGAATTTTTGATTTTGATTCAGGAGGGGAAGATGGCAGTAGCAGCGTAGCCGAACCACACCTAGAGCCAGACTTCGAAAATCCTATTCCTTTTCCTCCGGGATTTGAAGGGCCGACTGCTGATGGGAATGGCGAGATTTATAGCGATATGATTGCGGCTACAGAGAAAATACGACAACATGCTCAAACAGAGTGCAATGAAGATTTCGAAACATTAAAATATATGAAGTCACTTGAAGGTAAAAGGGCAGAGTATTCAATATTGGGACAAAATTGTCGAGATTTTTCTGATATGATGTTTGATTATTTAACTTCAGAAAAGTGA